In Rhizobiales bacterium NRL2, a genomic segment contains:
- a CDS encoding 2-isopropylmalate synthase encodes MPTMPNLHKYRAFPKIDLPDRTWPTKTIDKAPIWCSVDLRDGNQALIEPMNRDRKVRFFRHLLAVGFKEIEVGFPAASDTDFDFVRHIIENDIIPDDVAIQVLVQSREELIRRTFEAVKGAKNVIIHFYNSTSTVQRRVVFGLEQEGITRIAVDAAKLIRELIPTLEGSNVRIEYSPESFTGTELPYARDICHAVMDVFEPTPENPIIINLPATVEMASPNYYADQIEWMHRNLRNRDSVILSLHPHNDRGTAVAATELGVMAGADRIEGTLFGNGERTGNVDLVTLALNMFTQGVDPALDFSNITESIAVAEYCNQLPVHQRHPYAGELAYTAFSGSHQDAIKKGMTAVRQSNDGLWEVPYLPIDPMDVGRAYEGIIRVNSQSGKGGTAYIMENDFGVELPRLLQVEFSQVVQKIADTTGKEILPAMIWQSFEDTYLETTEPFELVRYKVAPGSGDGMSAVEAEVIRDGETVTVAGEENGPISAFFQGMKDAFGIRANLTDYREHAIHASEKGSRTRAVCFIRLANRHGEQRFGVGIDENTTTASLKAIVSALNRLAKV; translated from the coding sequence ATGCCCACCATGCCCAACCTCCACAAGTACCGGGCCTTTCCGAAGATCGACCTGCCGGACCGGACCTGGCCGACGAAGACCATCGACAAGGCGCCCATCTGGTGTTCCGTCGATCTGCGCGACGGCAACCAGGCCCTGATCGAGCCGATGAACCGCGACCGCAAGGTCCGCTTCTTCCGCCACCTGCTCGCGGTCGGCTTCAAGGAGATCGAGGTCGGCTTCCCCGCCGCCTCCGACACCGACTTCGATTTCGTCCGCCACATCATCGAGAACGACATCATTCCCGACGACGTCGCCATCCAGGTGCTGGTCCAGTCGCGCGAGGAGCTGATCCGCCGCACCTTCGAGGCGGTGAAGGGCGCGAAGAACGTCATCATCCACTTCTACAACTCGACCTCGACCGTGCAGCGCCGCGTGGTCTTCGGGCTGGAACAGGAGGGCATCACTCGGATCGCCGTCGACGCCGCGAAGCTGATCCGGGAACTGATTCCGACGCTCGAGGGCAGCAATGTCCGCATCGAGTACAGCCCGGAAAGCTTCACCGGCACCGAGCTGCCCTATGCCCGCGACATCTGCCACGCAGTGATGGACGTGTTCGAGCCGACGCCGGAGAACCCGATCATCATCAACCTGCCGGCGACGGTCGAGATGGCCTCCCCGAACTACTACGCCGACCAGATCGAGTGGATGCACCGCAATCTGCGGAACCGCGATTCCGTCATCCTCAGCCTGCATCCGCACAATGACCGCGGCACCGCGGTGGCGGCAACCGAGCTCGGCGTCATGGCCGGCGCGGACCGCATCGAGGGCACGCTGTTCGGCAATGGCGAGCGCACGGGCAATGTCGACCTCGTCACGCTGGCGCTGAACATGTTCACCCAGGGCGTCGATCCGGCGCTCGACTTCTCCAACATCACCGAGTCGATCGCGGTGGCGGAATACTGCAACCAGCTGCCGGTGCACCAGCGCCATCCCTATGCGGGCGAGCTGGCCTATACCGCGTTCTCCGGCTCCCACCAGGACGCCATCAAGAAGGGCATGACCGCGGTGAGGCAGTCGAACGACGGCCTCTGGGAAGTGCCCTACCTGCCCATCGACCCGATGGACGTGGGCCGCGCCTATGAGGGAATCATCCGGGTCAACAGCCAGTCCGGCAAGGGCGGCACGGCCTATATCATGGAGAACGATTTCGGCGTCGAGCTGCCCCGGCTGCTGCAGGTGGAGTTCAGCCAGGTGGTGCAGAAGATCGCCGACACCACGGGCAAGGAGATCCTGCCCGCCATGATCTGGCAGAGCTTCGAGGACACCTATCTGGAGACCACCGAACCCTTCGAACTGGTCCGCTACAAGGTCGCCCCGGGATCGGGCGACGGCATGTCGGCGGTCGAGGCCGAAGTGATCCGTGACGGCGAAACGGTGACGGTCGCCGGCGAGGAGAACGGTCCGATAAGCGCCTTCTTCCAGGGCATGAAGGACGCCTTCGGCATCCGCGCCAACCTGACCGACTACCGCGAGCACGCCATCCACGCCAGCGAGAAGGGCAGCCGCACGCGCGCGGTCTGCTTCATCCGCCTGGCCAACCGGCATGGCGAGCAGCGCTTCGGCGTCGGCATCGACGAGAACACCACCACCGCCTCGCTGAAGGCCATCGTCTCGGCGCTGAACCGCCTGGCGAAGGTCTGA
- a CDS encoding iron-sulfur cluster-binding protein: MQPKSHLFKEESTKAIGDANLQSALKNLQTGFVAARARAADGLDEFEALRDEAVTLKNHILANLDFYLERFEEKVTEAGGTVHFCATAEEARQTILELCRRYGAKSVTKGKSMVAEEVALNPFLEANGIEPVETDLGEYIIQLAKEPPSHIIGPAVHKTKEQVSDLFHEHHAKYGRTERLTEAEDLVTEAREVLRQKYFDADVGITGANFLIAETGSTIIVTNEGNGDLTQMLPKAHVVISAIDKVVPTLEDVSTILRVLARSATGQEMSAYTTLSTGPKREGDLDGPEGFHVVLLDNGRSDLLGTDKQDLLRCIRCGACMNHCPVYTAVGGHAYGWVYPGPIGAALDPHFVGLEEARHLPNASTFCGRCEQVCPMRIPLPKIMRHWREEAFERGLPPARERLALKGWAWMARHPWAYRLAARIGIGVMGRLGRRRGGRFRDLPLARAWTKSRDMPAPEGRTFIDRWKAGERG; encoded by the coding sequence GACCGGCTTCGTCGCCGCGCGCGCCCGCGCCGCCGACGGTCTGGACGAGTTCGAGGCGCTCCGCGACGAGGCGGTGACGCTGAAGAACCATATCCTCGCCAATCTCGACTTCTACCTGGAGCGCTTCGAGGAAAAGGTGACCGAGGCCGGCGGCACGGTGCATTTCTGCGCCACCGCCGAAGAGGCGCGCCAGACGATCCTCGAACTCTGCCGCCGCTATGGCGCGAAGTCGGTGACCAAGGGCAAGTCCATGGTCGCCGAGGAGGTGGCGCTGAACCCCTTCCTCGAGGCCAACGGCATCGAACCGGTCGAGACCGATCTCGGCGAATACATCATCCAGCTCGCCAAGGAACCGCCCAGCCACATCATCGGGCCGGCGGTGCACAAGACCAAGGAGCAGGTCTCCGACCTGTTCCACGAGCATCATGCGAAATACGGCCGGACCGAGCGCCTGACCGAGGCCGAGGACCTGGTGACCGAAGCGCGCGAGGTGCTGCGCCAGAAATACTTCGACGCCGATGTGGGCATCACGGGCGCCAACTTCCTGATCGCGGAGACCGGCTCCACCATCATCGTCACCAACGAGGGCAATGGCGATCTGACCCAGATGCTGCCGAAGGCGCATGTGGTCATCTCCGCCATCGACAAGGTGGTGCCCACGCTGGAGGACGTCTCGACGATCCTGCGCGTGCTGGCGCGTTCGGCGACAGGGCAGGAGATGTCGGCCTATACCACGCTCTCCACCGGGCCGAAGCGGGAGGGCGACCTGGACGGGCCCGAGGGCTTCCACGTGGTGCTGCTGGACAATGGCCGGTCCGACCTGCTGGGCACCGACAAGCAGGATCTGCTCCGCTGCATCCGCTGCGGCGCCTGCATGAACCATTGCCCGGTCTACACCGCCGTCGGCGGCCACGCCTATGGCTGGGTCTATCCCGGCCCCATCGGCGCGGCGCTGGACCCGCATTTCGTCGGGCTGGAGGAGGCCCGGCATCTGCCCAACGCGTCGACCTTCTGCGGCCGCTGCGAGCAGGTCTGTCCCATGCGCATCCCGCTGCCGAAGATCATGCGCCACTGGCGCGAGGAAGCCTTCGAGCGCGGCCTGCCGCCGGCTCGGGAGCGGCTGGCGCTGAAGGGCTGGGCCTGGATGGCCAGGCATCCCTGGGCCTACCGGCTGGCGGCGCGGATCGGCATCGGCGTCATGGGACGGCTGGGCCGCCGCCGCGGCGGGCGGTTCCGCGACCTGCCGCTGGCGCGCGCCTGGACAAAGAGCCGCGACATGCCCGCGCCCGAGGGCCGCACCTTCATCGACCGCTGGAAGGCCGGCGAGCGTGGGTAG